From the genome of Leptospira yasudae, one region includes:
- a CDS encoding GNAT family N-acetyltransferase, translated as METERLILREWEEKDLEPFYRMSSDPIVMEYFPALLTREDSEQFVEKMRAHFEEFGFGLWIVETKQTREWVGFTGFLNVSFQASFTPAVEIGWRLKPSFWDQGFASEAATACLKFGFARLQFPKVVSFTSILNVRSQAVMKRIGMKEVGVFQHPNLPAEHLLSKHVLYQAARPEWENAAVPTF; from the coding sequence ATGGAAACCGAAAGACTGATTTTGAGAGAATGGGAAGAAAAAGATCTGGAACCGTTTTATCGAATGAGTTCGGATCCGATCGTGATGGAATATTTTCCCGCGCTTTTGACCCGTGAAGATTCGGAACAATTTGTCGAGAAGATGCGCGCCCATTTCGAAGAATTCGGATTCGGTCTTTGGATCGTCGAAACGAAACAAACGAGAGAGTGGGTCGGCTTTACCGGATTTTTGAACGTTTCCTTTCAGGCCTCGTTCACGCCCGCGGTGGAAATCGGCTGGAGATTGAAGCCTTCTTTTTGGGATCAGGGGTTCGCGAGCGAGGCCGCCACAGCCTGTTTGAAATTCGGGTTTGCTCGTTTGCAATTCCCGAAGGTCGTTTCGTTCACTTCGATCCTAAACGTCCGCTCCCAAGCCGTGATGAAGCGCATCGGTATGAAAGAAGTCGGCGTTTTTCAACACCCGAATCTTCCAGCCGAACATCTTCTTTCCAAACACGTTCTGTATCAGGCGGCCCGACCTGAATGGGAAAACGCCGCAGTTCCGACCTTTTAA
- the msrB gene encoding peptide-methionine (R)-S-oxide reductase MsrB, whose amino-acid sequence MKYEVNKSEEEWKKELTPEEYRILRQKGTEMAFTGALYKNHDKGTYVCAACGAVLFSSETKYESGSGWPSFYQPAKEGAIDEERDTSHGMTRVEVVCSKCGGHLGHVFPDGPRPTGLRYCINSASLKFKKE is encoded by the coding sequence ATGAAATACGAAGTCAACAAGTCCGAAGAAGAATGGAAGAAAGAACTCACACCCGAAGAATACAGAATTCTCAGACAGAAGGGAACCGAGATGGCGTTTACGGGCGCCCTTTACAAAAATCACGATAAAGGAACGTATGTTTGCGCGGCTTGCGGAGCCGTCTTATTCTCCTCCGAAACGAAATACGAATCCGGTTCCGGTTGGCCTTCTTTCTATCAACCGGCAAAAGAAGGAGCGATCGACGAGGAAAGGGATACGAGTCACGGAATGACGCGAGTCGAAGTTGTTTGTTCGAAATGCGGGGGACATTTAGGTCACGTATTTCCGGACGGGCCGAGACCTACCGGACTGCGTTACTGCATCAATTCGGCTTCTTTAAAATTTAAGAAAGAATAA
- a CDS encoding DUF1554 domain-containing protein translates to MKSIAKSHLTYLSIILVILSFLMVQCKPPENANNDTILAAIALVVAQTAANPSSSSGGSGNLRVFVTASSYNGNLGGINGADAKCASDANKPSTGTYKAFITGDSGANGRRYACINDGAVCPSNPTTGSKNWILQASKDYYRADQTTKVFTTDANGLITSITNPVQAAADAFWSGFVANSTTDWSIANACITGGMAWTDTSGVNNGNTGLASSAAFAQLKADSIPNCSGTKKLLCVEQ, encoded by the coding sequence ATGAAATCAATCGCAAAGTCGCATCTAACGTATTTATCTATAATCCTTGTTATACTGTCCTTTTTGATGGTCCAGTGTAAACCTCCTGAGAATGCAAATAATGATACCATTCTTGCTGCGATCGCTTTGGTAGTCGCTCAGACGGCTGCAAATCCGAGCTCATCAAGCGGTGGAAGCGGCAATTTAAGAGTCTTTGTTACAGCGAGTTCTTATAATGGAAATCTCGGTGGGATCAATGGTGCGGACGCAAAGTGCGCGAGCGACGCGAATAAGCCTTCAACGGGAACGTATAAAGCGTTTATTACGGGAGATTCGGGTGCAAACGGGCGCAGATACGCTTGTATCAACGACGGCGCTGTCTGTCCAAGTAATCCTACTACCGGCTCTAAAAATTGGATCTTACAGGCTAGCAAAGATTACTATCGAGCCGATCAAACGACGAAAGTGTTTACAACGGATGCAAACGGCTTGATAACCTCGATCACAAATCCGGTACAAGCGGCTGCGGATGCTTTCTGGTCAGGCTTTGTTGCAAATTCAACAACCGATTGGTCTATCGCAAATGCGTGTATTACTGGTGGAATGGCATGGACGGATACATCCGGCGTTAATAATGGAAATACCGGTCTTGCGAGTTCCGCCGCTTTTGCACAATTAAAGGCTGACAGTATTCCGAATTGCAGCGGAACCAAAAAACTGCTCTGCGTAGAGCAATAA
- a CDS encoding RNA recognition motif domain-containing protein has translation MSVNIYVGNLSYDLNEGTLGDLFRAHGAVNSVKIITDQYSGKSKGFGFVEMPNKDEADKAIKDLDGKNVLTRNLKVNVAKPKGDRF, from the coding sequence ATGTCAGTTAATATTTATGTAGGAAATCTTTCTTACGATCTCAATGAAGGAACGTTAGGCGATCTTTTCAGAGCGCATGGCGCGGTGAATTCCGTAAAAATCATCACCGACCAGTACTCCGGAAAATCCAAAGGTTTCGGTTTCGTCGAAATGCCGAACAAAGACGAAGCGGACAAAGCGATCAAAGATTTGGACGGAAAGAACGTTCTTACTCGCAACCTGAAAGTAAACGTCGCTAAACCGAAAGGCGACAGATTCTAA
- a CDS encoding thioesterase family protein, whose product MIADELQLVTRVSDLDTQRHVTSRTYENFCLEGRFRTLEKNGFSLREILSQGIAIHPLESQIRFLAQQMEGANLRTETKAFPLKDGKIFWDQKVLSEAGITAAEIKTLTFSEKGGSPIDLLPLEKTDMTGFDQFQEIPDFRGTCKTVDTELITLYSERNIFGEYNPAYLWRIVEDSRWFFSTETGLTLDRFVEMDTTMFFMGGVFKFFHPVPAGRRIKVSTWIHSFEKIRSYMRHEVTDAETGLRYFAVQDEQLVVSLTKSRPKKAPEEFQRLVGDYVENFEYSQK is encoded by the coding sequence ATGATCGCGGATGAACTTCAACTCGTGACTCGGGTATCCGATCTGGACACGCAAAGACACGTGACCAGCAGGACTTACGAGAATTTCTGCCTCGAAGGCAGATTTCGGACTTTGGAAAAGAACGGTTTTTCCCTCAGGGAGATTCTGTCTCAAGGGATAGCAATCCATCCTTTGGAGTCTCAGATTCGATTCCTTGCACAACAGATGGAAGGAGCCAATTTGAGAACGGAAACGAAGGCTTTCCCTTTGAAAGACGGTAAGATTTTTTGGGATCAGAAAGTTTTATCGGAAGCGGGTATCACCGCGGCTGAGATCAAAACGCTTACGTTTTCGGAAAAGGGAGGAAGTCCGATCGACCTTCTTCCTTTGGAAAAAACGGATATGACCGGCTTCGACCAGTTTCAGGAAATTCCCGATTTTCGGGGAACCTGCAAAACCGTGGACACCGAATTGATCACTCTCTACAGCGAGAGAAACATTTTCGGCGAATACAATCCGGCGTATCTCTGGAGAATCGTAGAGGATTCGCGTTGGTTTTTTTCGACCGAAACCGGTTTAACCCTCGATCGTTTCGTGGAAATGGATACCACGATGTTCTTTATGGGCGGCGTTTTTAAATTCTTTCATCCCGTACCGGCGGGAAGAAGAATCAAGGTCAGCACATGGATTCATTCTTTTGAAAAAATCCGGAGCTATATGAGGCATGAAGTTACGGATGCGGAAACCGGTCTGAGATACTTTGCGGTTCAGGACGAACAATTGGTGGTTTCACTCACCAAGTCCCGTCCGAAAAAGGCTCCCGAAGAGTTTCAAAGACTCGTAGGCGACTACGTTGAGAATTTTGAATATTCTCAAAAGTGA
- a CDS encoding esterase/lipase family protein — MNDHLAYVSDNRSVRNPFLQFLAEKWYTILYLWHAIIGIFTKLEDSPEGDKRPVVLVSGFLGRTLSWESMLKHLSANGHPVYVVPLGFQVGNIRTKSRILENYLIEKDIKDCYIVAHSMGGLISAGLTYKGRDRVKKIFIAGTPVRGTYLAYAAPMFICCWQMMPNSKFIREVGDVFEKLPNVQSVFTKKDQIILPSENSRLGHFDDVELPEAGHLNLFMGPLGIECLFDLITAEENKDPKPVVKKADSSKQETASVKQGLGDRGSASASKSSSQKSGSSKSSKQAPKKKTQTKKSISASSKVSKPVAKKKVPVKKKKR; from the coding sequence ATGAATGACCATCTCGCATACGTCTCCGACAATCGCTCCGTACGAAACCCTTTCCTGCAATTCTTAGCTGAAAAATGGTATACGATTCTTTATCTCTGGCACGCGATCATCGGCATCTTTACGAAATTGGAAGATTCTCCCGAAGGAGATAAACGTCCGGTCGTTCTGGTTTCGGGATTTTTGGGTAGAACCCTCTCTTGGGAATCGATGCTCAAACATCTTTCCGCAAACGGTCATCCCGTTTACGTTGTTCCTCTCGGGTTTCAAGTCGGGAACATTCGAACCAAAAGCAGGATTCTGGAAAACTATCTGATCGAAAAGGACATTAAGGACTGCTACATCGTCGCTCATTCGATGGGCGGGCTGATTTCTGCAGGTCTTACTTATAAAGGAAGGGACCGCGTTAAGAAGATCTTTATCGCTGGAACTCCTGTTCGCGGAACGTATCTCGCGTACGCCGCTCCTATGTTCATTTGCTGCTGGCAGATGATGCCGAATTCGAAATTCATCCGGGAAGTCGGCGACGTTTTTGAAAAGCTGCCTAACGTGCAATCCGTCTTTACGAAGAAGGATCAGATCATTCTTCCTTCCGAAAATTCTCGTCTGGGTCATTTCGACGACGTGGAACTGCCTGAAGCGGGTCATCTCAATTTGTTTATGGGACCGTTGGGAATCGAGTGTTTGTTCGATCTCATCACCGCCGAGGAGAATAAGGATCCTAAGCCGGTCGTTAAGAAAGCCGATTCTTCCAAACAAGAAACCGCTTCCGTAAAACAAGGTTTAGGCGACCGAGGTTCGGCGAGCGCTTCCAAATCCTCTTCTCAAAAGTCCGGATCCTCCAAATCGTCAAAACAAGCTCCTAAGAAAAAAACGCAAACGAAGAAGTCGATCTCCGCCTCTTCGAAAGTTTCTAAACCCGTTGCAAAGAAAAAAGTTCCGGTTAAAAAGAAGAAACGCTGA
- a CDS encoding DUF1801 domain-containing protein — translation MPAAHKKTKEKPLPFKNRNVAEVFHAYPDPVRIQLLALRDLIYRTADSIAEVGKLEETLKWGQPSYLTSESKSGSTIRIDRLPAEENRYAIYFHCQTNLVSTFRELFPKKFDFEGDRAIRLNVKDPLPSKELSVCISLALTYHLDKKRKNKRGL, via the coding sequence ATGCCCGCAGCACACAAAAAGACCAAGGAAAAACCGCTCCCCTTCAAAAATCGAAACGTGGCGGAAGTCTTTCACGCTTATCCGGACCCGGTTCGGATTCAATTATTGGCGCTTCGGGATTTGATCTATCGAACGGCGGACTCGATCGCGGAAGTCGGCAAACTCGAAGAGACGTTGAAATGGGGACAGCCGAGTTATTTAACGTCGGAATCAAAGAGCGGAAGTACGATTCGAATCGATCGACTTCCTGCGGAAGAAAATCGATATGCGATTTATTTTCATTGTCAGACGAATTTGGTTTCCACCTTTCGGGAACTCTTTCCCAAAAAGTTCGATTTTGAAGGGGATCGCGCGATTCGGTTGAACGTGAAAGATCCTCTTCCTTCCAAAGAACTGAGCGTCTGCATCTCTTTGGCGTTAACCTATCATCTCGATAAAAAAAGAAAAAATAAACGGGGACTTTGA
- a CDS encoding thiolase family protein, whose protein sequence is MKLTKPLALCTPRRTPFAQIAKALGPYPGHHLGKIVAEDILAKSKLKPSQIDGVVVGEGFSNAPNSARVIANLVGMRDEIACITVANNCVSGMEAVAEAARRIVLGEGELFLAIGEESQTSMPFIVKNARLNKKAGSLDKLKKLLPDNLPEGVELRDTLEDGLGDGETSYGMQVTAEIVAQNYGLSREIQDKLAFESFKRALEASKAGKYAPYIIPMKDEDGNELAIDEAVGLREGLVENPTRMGRAMLMFDNPGMKFEEFKTKYAKDLKKSHGPTVSIFNASPRSDGAAGVIVTTVEKAKELGLTIEAVVTGWHMKGVHPNNMGIGQAAATEALLADVGVKIQDVDYVEIHEAFAATAVGALEQIKMDTGWDWEKSFDAKKINPNGGSIAIGHPFGATGIRLIANAIMDLKEDSSANKVVITACAHGGIAGSMLIERYKG, encoded by the coding sequence ATGAAATTAACGAAACCATTGGCGCTTTGTACGCCAAGAAGAACTCCTTTTGCTCAGATCGCGAAAGCTCTGGGACCATACCCTGGACATCACCTGGGGAAAATAGTCGCAGAAGATATTCTCGCTAAAAGCAAATTGAAACCGTCCCAAATCGACGGAGTGGTTGTTGGAGAAGGATTCAGCAACGCGCCTAACTCCGCAAGAGTGATCGCGAACCTCGTCGGAATGAGAGACGAAATCGCTTGTATCACCGTTGCGAACAACTGCGTTTCCGGTATGGAAGCGGTTGCGGAAGCGGCTCGTAGAATCGTTCTCGGAGAAGGAGAATTGTTCCTCGCAATCGGAGAAGAATCTCAAACCTCCATGCCTTTTATCGTCAAAAACGCTCGTTTGAACAAAAAAGCGGGATCTCTCGATAAACTCAAAAAACTTCTTCCTGACAACCTTCCTGAAGGCGTCGAGTTGAGAGATACTCTGGAAGACGGACTCGGAGACGGAGAGACTTCTTACGGTATGCAGGTAACTGCCGAGATCGTCGCACAGAACTACGGCCTTTCCCGCGAGATCCAAGATAAGCTCGCTTTCGAATCCTTCAAAAGAGCATTAGAAGCTTCTAAAGCAGGAAAATACGCTCCTTACATCATTCCGATGAAAGACGAAGACGGCAACGAACTTGCTATCGACGAAGCGGTCGGTCTCCGTGAAGGTTTGGTGGAAAACCCTACCCGTATGGGACGCGCGATGCTTATGTTCGACAACCCGGGAATGAAGTTCGAAGAATTCAAAACCAAATACGCGAAGGATCTTAAAAAATCCCACGGACCTACGGTTTCCATCTTCAACGCAAGCCCTCGTTCCGATGGAGCCGCTGGTGTGATCGTTACTACCGTTGAAAAAGCGAAAGAACTCGGTCTTACCATCGAAGCGGTCGTAACCGGATGGCACATGAAAGGAGTTCACCCGAACAACATGGGAATCGGACAAGCTGCGGCAACCGAAGCACTTCTTGCGGATGTCGGAGTGAAAATCCAAGACGTTGACTACGTTGAAATCCACGAAGCGTTCGCTGCGACCGCGGTTGGAGCTCTCGAGCAAATCAAAATGGATACCGGCTGGGATTGGGAAAAATCTTTCGACGCAAAGAAAATCAACCCGAACGGCGGTTCCATCGCGATCGGTCACCCTTTCGGCGCGACCGGAATCCGTTTGATCGCAAACGCGATCATGGACTTGAAAGAGGATTCTTCCGCTAACAAAGTAGTGATCACAGCTTGTGCGCACGGTGGTATCGCAGGATCCATGTTGATCGAAAGATACAAAGGTTGA
- a CDS encoding TetR/AcrR family transcriptional regulator, which produces MKTQPRKKKESGIGVRERILDTATSLFYKQGFSNTGMRQIIQESNSVAASLYDHYPSKKELGLAYLARQEEKTLSDLQGLMDRYPDLGEFLRAWVILKEKQIRHGEFVGCPFAGFASQVMDSDPEYTEFLKDIVNKWTRMIGDYLQKAIGSGQLKRNMDIQYVARRILMAYHGSVTMWRMTHELRFIREMEDSLREITEEYRIL; this is translated from the coding sequence ATGAAAACTCAACCGCGTAAAAAGAAAGAATCGGGAATCGGCGTTCGGGAAAGAATTTTAGACACGGCGACTTCTCTTTTTTACAAACAGGGATTTTCCAATACCGGAATGAGACAGATCATTCAGGAATCCAATTCCGTCGCGGCCAGTCTCTACGATCATTATCCTTCTAAAAAAGAATTGGGTCTTGCGTATCTCGCGCGTCAGGAAGAGAAAACTCTCAGCGATCTTCAAGGTTTGATGGATCGTTATCCCGACCTCGGAGAATTCTTACGCGCCTGGGTGATTCTCAAGGAAAAACAAATCCGTCACGGCGAATTTGTAGGTTGTCCGTTTGCCGGATTTGCGAGTCAGGTTATGGATTCCGATCCGGAATACACCGAATTCCTAAAAGACATCGTAAACAAATGGACGCGCATGATCGGGGATTATCTGCAAAAGGCGATCGGTTCCGGCCAACTCAAAAGAAACATGGACATTCAATATGTTGCGAGAAGAATTCTCATGGCTTATCACGGTTCCGTAACGATGTGGAGAATGACCCATGAACTTCGGTTTATTCGGGAAATGGAAGATTCCCTCCGCGAAATCACGGAAGAATATCGAATTCTTTAA
- a CDS encoding fatty acid desaturase produces MEVKMNSGSSPKETLGSVRETLSEGTFANPAYKGIGYFLRDLFFFGVAITLLWHIDTWYLLPFLWFFAGMTIAALFVVGHDCAHEALFENRFLRYWIGQIAMLPSLHAYNQWAYGHNRIHHGHTIKRQGDFVWHPATAEEYAKFGIFKKMMHRFFWSAWGGGFYYMIEVWLKGMVFFTAPLKEAGRDKWIMLSFAFISSGLVFYFGGSANGVFDAGAGFWMFTKVCLVPFIAWNYFMGITVYVHHIHSEIPWKTKDEWTPFYGQMKGTINYHIHPVMNFFFHNIFIHMPHHVHMKIPFYNLKRALNEIKAVYGDHVLERNTIFGDYFKSTSLCKVIDSETGKWMTYREARNVANDTTDADDEELEIIPA; encoded by the coding sequence ATGGAAGTGAAAATGAATTCCGGTTCTTCACCTAAGGAAACTCTCGGATCCGTCCGCGAAACCTTGTCTGAAGGAACTTTTGCCAATCCCGCTTACAAGGGAATCGGCTACTTTTTGAGAGACCTGTTTTTTTTCGGAGTGGCAATCACTCTGCTCTGGCACATAGACACCTGGTATCTTCTTCCTTTCTTATGGTTTTTCGCGGGAATGACGATCGCGGCTTTGTTCGTGGTCGGTCACGACTGCGCGCACGAGGCCCTGTTCGAAAACAGATTTCTCCGGTATTGGATCGGACAAATCGCGATGCTTCCTTCTTTGCACGCCTACAATCAATGGGCTTACGGACACAACCGAATCCATCACGGTCATACGATCAAAAGACAAGGAGACTTCGTATGGCATCCGGCTACCGCGGAAGAATATGCAAAATTTGGAATATTTAAGAAGATGATGCACCGTTTTTTCTGGTCGGCCTGGGGCGGCGGTTTTTACTACATGATCGAAGTTTGGCTCAAAGGAATGGTTTTCTTTACGGCCCCTCTCAAGGAAGCGGGCAGGGACAAGTGGATCATGCTTTCCTTCGCGTTTATCTCCTCCGGTCTCGTGTTTTACTTCGGCGGTTCGGCAAACGGAGTTTTCGATGCGGGTGCGGGTTTCTGGATGTTCACCAAAGTTTGTCTGGTTCCGTTCATCGCATGGAATTACTTTATGGGAATTACGGTTTACGTTCATCACATTCATTCCGAAATTCCCTGGAAGACAAAGGATGAATGGACTCCTTTTTACGGACAAATGAAAGGAACCATCAACTATCATATTCACCCTGTGATGAATTTCTTCTTTCACAATATCTTCATTCACATGCCGCATCACGTTCACATGAAGATTCCTTTTTACAATCTCAAACGCGCTTTGAATGAGATTAAAGCGGTTTACGGGGATCACGTTCTGGAAAGAAACACGATCTTCGGAGATTATTTTAAATCGACTTCTCTTTGTAAGGTGATCGATTCCGAAACCGGAAAATGGATGACGTATCGCGAGGCGAGAAACGTAGCGAACGATACGACCGACGCGGACGACGAAGAGTTGGAGATTATACCCGCATAA